The following are encoded in a window of Ricinus communis isolate WT05 ecotype wild-type chromosome 4, ASM1957865v1, whole genome shotgun sequence genomic DNA:
- the LOC8258886 gene encoding ycf3-interacting protein 1, chloroplastic isoform X2, with the protein MALQIYQLPVASPLSVSSSSSSSLHTHFLFLYHNHQQQFQSCSRIRLASFCLHQNTSNVSWRNRKNGLLVGKEDLEMRVQDEENEEEEDEEDDEEEAPPPSPQDLQYIQEIKKVLDLLKRNRDMLFNEVKLTIMIEDPREVERRRLLGIEDLDAPTREDLAEALEQVNEGKVPKNRVALQILAEEMMNWPNLEVEATKTAPKKSLYAKATDTGIDPREAAKRLKIDWDSAAEIEDVDSSDETEVPPAVGYGALYLVTAFPVIIGISVVLILFYNSLQ; encoded by the exons ATGGCTTTGCAAATTTACCAGCTGCCAGTGGCTTCTCCATTATCTGTTTCTTCTTCGTCTTCATCCTCTTTACATACCCATTTTCTCTTCTTGTACCACAACCATCAACAACAGTTTCAATCTTGTTCAAGAATAAGATTGGCCAGCTTTTGCTTACACCAAAATACAAGTAATGTGAGCTGGAGAAACAGGAAGAATGGCTTATTGGTTGGTAAAGAAGACCTTGAAATGCGTGTCCAAGATGAAGAAAATGAGGAGGAAGAggatgaagaagatgatgaagaagaagcacCACCTCCCTCTCCTCAAGACCTTCAATACATTCAAGAAATCAAAaag GTGTTGGATCTTCTTAAGAGAAACAGAGACATGCTGTTTAATGAG gttaaGTTGACAATAATGATCGAGGACCCAAGAGAAGTTGAGAGAAGGAGGCTACTTGGCATTGAAGATCTTGATGCCCCCACTAGAGAGGACTTGGCTGAAGCTTTGGAGCAG GTGAATGAAGGTAAAGTGCCGAAAAATCGTGTTGCACTCCAAATTCTAGCAGAGGAAATGATGAATTGGCCTAATTTAGAG GTTGAAGCAACAAAGACAGCGCCAAAAAAATCCCTATATGCAAAAGCAACTGACACTGGTATAGATCCTCGAGAAGCTGCTAAGAGACTTAAAATTGATTGGGATTCGGCCGCAGAAATTGAAGATGTTGACAGCAGCGATGAGACAGAAGTGCCTCCAGCTGTG GGTTATGGAGCACTTTACTTGGTCACGGCTTTCCCGGTCATCATTGGTATTTCTGTGGTACTAAtcctattttataattctctTCAGTAG
- the LOC8258887 gene encoding probable purine permease 4, with the protein MSNPSTQFQGEEQKAKNTSSLLLLVINYSFLFVGSISSSLLSKFYFNHRGSSRWVSTWVQSAGFPLLFFPIFLPYYLFKCTERRPFDRFTPRMLILSILIGFMLGLNNLLFSWGNSYLPVSTSSLLLSSQLVFNLILSVIIVKQKITFQNLNCVILLTLSSVLLAFGSRHDRPQGLTPDKYFIGFFSTVGAGLLFALYLPVMEKIYKNVCCYEMVIEMQMVMEIAATALATIGMASDGGFSEMKRESQVVFDRGEKWYWITVFGNIITWQLCFMGTAGMVFLTSSLTGGICMTALLAMNVLGGVLVYGEEFGGVKVVSTLLCGWGFCSYVYGMHLKMKDDQKEKEKEKEKTKENKNLGMEMVHVASANMV; encoded by the coding sequence ATGAGCAATCCAAGTACCCAATTCCAAGGAGAAGAGCAAAAGGCTAAGAACACTAGCAGCTTGCTTCTTTTGGTGATCAACTATTCATTTCTCTTTGTGGGTTCAATCTCTTCTAGCTTGCTATCCAAATTCTACTTTAACCACAGAGGTTCGAGTAGATGGGTATCTACATGGGTTCAGTCAGCTggttttcctcttcttttcttccccATTTTCCTCCCTTACTATCTCTTCAAATGCACTGAGAGGAGACCCTTTGATCGCTTCACTCCTAGAATGCTAATCTTATCAATCTTGATTGGCTTCATGTTAGGCCTAAACAACCTTCTCTTCTCATGGGGCAATTCTTATCTTCCTGTATCAACTTCATCTCTCCTACTGTCATCTCAGCTTGTTTTCAATCTCATTCTTTCTGTCATCATTGTCAAACAAAAGATCACTTTCCAAAATCTTAATTGTGTAATTCTTTTAACTCTAAGCTCAGTCCTTCTAGCATTTGGTTCGCGTCATGACAGACCTCAAGGCTTAACTCCTGATAAATACTTTATAGGGTTCTTTTCGACTGTAGGAGCCGGGTTGCTATTTGCCCTATATCTACCAGTCATGGAGAAGATATACAAGAACGTTTGCTGTTATGAAATGGTGATAGAAATGCAGATGGTGATGGAAATTGCGGCCACCGCATTAGCCACCATCGGGATGGCATCGGACGGTGGATTTTCAGAGATGAAGAGGGAGAGCCAAGTTGTGTTTGACAGAGGAGAAAAGTGGTATTGGATTACAGTGTTTGGAAATATAATCACATGGCAACTGTGCTTCATGGGGACTGCAGGGATGGTTTTCTTGACATCATCACTAACAGGAGGGATATGCATGACTGCCCTTTTGGCCATGAACGTGTTAGGAGGTGTTTTGGTGTATGGAGAAGAGTTTGGTGGGGTGAAAGTGGTGTCCACTTTGCTCTGTGGCTGGGGTTTTTGTTCTTATGTGTATGGTATGCATCTTAAAATGAAAGATgatcaaaaagagaaagagaaggaaaaggagaagacAAAGGAGAATAAAAATCTTGGGATGGAGATGGTTCATGTAGCATCTGCAAATATGGTTTGA
- the LOC8258886 gene encoding uncharacterized protein LOC8258886 isoform X1: MVLPASDIVRPTISGTQEMVKIYNELEIFTTAQHFHELKFKAIEESESPTGKEKQISVDPISLRESSRREASFNLMLPPVVNPSDGSPPLPPSEPPLISCSLPSSAPSSPGFSFSLLKKKWKNESQASPRQIERLACRHSSANDSNLTLEEGTNLRRIRSCAEGRSSTPANGLDLWFSKPNTIKHETMQQESLKITDSKDEHYMAAGKKIEPKDEEFKCGALCMYLPGFGKGKPVKSKKEIQVHPDVGNVISRTVSLEKFECGSWASSAFMNDHEDGDSTNHYFDLPLELIRTSANDATSPVAAAFVFDKDRKGVLKNGSTRATARKSHESSRHVRFSTSSASSHPSSPASCITPRLRKAREDFNAFLEAQSA; this comes from the coding sequence ATGGTTCTCCCAGCTTCAGATATTGTGCGTCCAACTATAAGCGGCACCCAGGAAATGGTTAAAATCTACAATGAGCTAGAAATCTTTACAACTGCTCAGCACTTCCATGAGTTAAAGTTCAAGGCTATTGAAGAATCTGAATCGCCAACCGGAAAAGAAAAGCAGATTTCAGTGGATCCGATATCATTGAGAGAATCATCAAGGAGAGAGGCTAGCTTCAATTTAATGTTGCCGCCTGTTGTAAATCCTTCGGATGGATCACCACCTTTACCACCCTCAGAACCTCCACTTATAAGCTGCAGTCTCCCTAGCTCAGCCCCGTCGTCTCCTGGATTCAGCTTCTCCCTGTTGAAGAAGAAATGGAAGAATGAAAGCCAAGCATCTCCTCGTCAAATTGAGCGTCTCGCTTGTCGACATTCTTCAGCAAACGACTCCAATCTCACTCTTGAAGAAGGTACTAACTTGAGAAGAATCAGATCTTGTGCAGAAGGAAGATCATCAACACCAGCTAACGGACTTGATCTTTGGTTTAGCAAGCCAAATACCATCAAACACGAGACCATGCAACAAGAAAGCCTCAAAATAACCGACTCTAAGGATGAACACTACATGGCTGCAGGTAAGAAAATAGAACCTAAGGATGAGGAGTTCAAATGTGGTGCCCTTTGCATGTACCTTCCAGGATTTGGCAAAGGAAAACCAGTGAAATCAAAGAAGGAAATACAAGTACATCCAGACGTGGGAAACGTAATCTCCAGGACAGTTTCActggaaaaatttgaatgtgGTTCGTGGGCTTCATCGGCTTTCATGAATGACCATGAAGATGGAGACTCCACGAATCATTACTTTGATTTGCCACTGGAATTAATCCGGACTAGTGCGAATGATGCAACTTCTCCAGTTGCTGCTGCATTCGTCTTCGACAAGGATCGGAAAGGAGTTCTCAAAAATGGTTCAACAAGAGCAACAGCAAGAAAGTCTCATGAATCTTCGCGCCATGTTCGGTTCTCCACCTCGTCTGCCTCATCCCACCCTTCTTCCCCAGCTTCTTGCATTACTCCTCGTCTGCGCAAGGCTAGGGAGGACTTCAATGCCTTCTTGGAAGCACAGAGTGCTTAA